TAGAGGGCTGTTGCCACGGATTGTCTCTGTTTAAGTAGCGTCTTCAACTGGCGTAAGCGGTGTGCTTCTGTAAATGCGCGTGGAGTGATACCCATAATTTGCTTGAAGGTGCGTTGCAGGTAGGACGGACTTTTATTAGTCCGTTCACTGAGAACCGTTAAGGGTAGTGGATCTTGAACATTTGCCTCTATGTATCGACAGACCTGTAAAACCAGATCGAACTGGGGATCAGGAGGCGCAGGGTCACGAGGACAACATCGCTGACAAGAGCGAAACCCAGCCTGTTCAGCCACTTCAGGCAGCACAAAAAAGACAACCTGTTTCCGTCGAGGCTGTCTAGCAGGACATCCTGGGCGGCAGTAAACGCCTGTAGATCGCACAGCATATACGAAAACGCCATTGAGGCTAGTATCTCTACTTAGCACAGCTTGCCAACAATCTTCTTCCCTTAGTGTCATCGGCTGATAAATATCACGTTCCTGATGCACCTGCTGACACCTCCTCTAGTTATTGTCCCTTCAAGTTATAAATAAGCTGGATGAGCGCAGAAATCTATCCGAATCTTGCACTTGAATTTTATGTTGTGATGTTGTGAAGAGAGACAGTATCTGGATTAATGTGAGTTCTGTTGTGGAGTAACGTAATTTCCAAAAAGTTAAAAGCGCCAAAATAATCGATATCAATTCTGCTCACTGCATTTAAGAACTATCTTTGTGTAGACATTTATCTTGCATATTTATTGGGGGAGAGAGGGAAAGACAGAGGCAACCCCTCTCTCCCTCCTTAAAATGATTATCATTTTTATTGACTGTATATTTTATTCTCTGGAAGTCCCCAAAACCTTGCGCGGCCAGTTCGCGATCAAAATCCGTTTTTTGTCCCTGGTGTAGTCGGTCTACTGCGGCGGCTGAGACTAGGCTTTCTGCACTGGCGATCAAGGCGATCGCAGTTGCCACCACCACAGCAATCAGAACACCAGGTAGCAAATTCAATTTTCGTGGTTTATTATCCCAAACTACGAGTGTGAAGATGCTAACCAGACCTATAAGCGCAGCAATTTGAAGCTCTATCCGTTATTTATTAATTCTATTTATTGTTCCTTTATTAGTAAATCTTCTGTTTAAAATATTTGTAATTAAACATTTGATTTATAAATATTGGAGTCAAAAAACATCGGAAATTTTCTTAAATTCTTCTCAGGAAGAAAGCGCCTTAACTGAATTGAAAAGATTTGAGCGTAAAATTTAATTTAATGAATAATTTTCCCAAACCAGCCAAAATTTCATCTTGATTTCATCGTGACCTGTCAAACTCATAATGTAAAGGTTCGTTCAATAAGCAAAACTATGTAGCTTATTTTACATAAAAATTACTTATAGATTCCAGATGAAGAAAACATTGATTTACACAAGTACAGTGTTTGCTCTTGCCACTACAGCTTTCATTTCCCTTAGTCATGCAAGTGCTAAGGAGACTAATATTGATAATAATTTGCAATATCCTGCTAATAGTTGGCGGCTTGTCAAACATACTTTTCGGTTAAACATCCCCCAAAACAACAACCCTCTTTCCCAACTTATTATAGAAACTCCATCTACTGTAGCAGTGAGTAATAACATTGATGTCTTCGATGCGAATGGTCAGAAAATTAATACTAATATTTCCGTCAATGGCAAACAGATTATTATAGATTTCCCTGAAAAGGTCATTTCTAACACTAAACTCTTAGTTAATTTTAATCAAGTTCAACAACCAGTCACAGGCCCAGCTTCTGTATACAACTTTTCAGCTAAGGTTGTTGGTAGTGAGATAGAGATTCCCGTTGGTATAGCTCAATTCCCTACATTTTAATCCTTAAGTTTTGAAATTCATCAAAAATTTCATCTTGATTTCATTCCGACCTGTCAAACTGATCAATAAAGGTAGTATACCTTTTGGACTTCAAACGGTAAACAAGTTAACGGTAATACTTCTAACTTCCTTTAATTAACGTGTAAGCGTATACTGACTTTTCATGGAATTTTTTGAAATTGTTGGTATTACGAGGTGTAAAAGTGTAAAAACTTAAAATCTTTACACCTAATCTTTTTTTCACATTGTGAAAAGTAAGAAACGTAGAAGGTAGTTAAATTTAGTTTTACCAGATTGTTACGTATTGATTTATCACAGGTTCATTTTGATTTGCTGACATTAATGATTAAGTGAGGAGTAAACATGAAGAAAGTGCTAGTTTACGTTGCTATATCTACTTTAGCTGCTGCACTTTTAATTCCTGCCAATTATGCAAGTGCTAATGAAGAAGATGGTAATATTCCTCATGT
Above is a genomic segment from Cylindrospermum stagnale PCC 7417 containing:
- a CDS encoding bifunctional transcriptional activator/DNA repair enzyme AdaA; amino-acid sequence: MHQERDIYQPMTLREEDCWQAVLSRDTSLNGVFVYAVRSTGVYCRPGCPARQPRRKQVVFFVLPEVAEQAGFRSCQRCCPRDPAPPDPQFDLVLQVCRYIEANVQDPLPLTVLSERTNKSPSYLQRTFKQIMGITPRAFTEAHRLRQLKTLLKQRQSVATALYQAGYGSSSCLYGRAVPYLGMTPLTYQQGGAGMRMDYTTVDCPLGWVLVAATKRSLFPVGVSNVKNELEALLRREYPTASIQQNETKLNQWVREFLSPLGDWQQHPNLPLDIQVIAFQWQVWEELQAFPSTYLHSSYSSQP
- a CDS encoding SulP family inorganic anion transporter, which produces MNLLPGVLIAVVVATAIALIASAESLVSAAAVDRLHQGQKTDFDRELAAQGFGDFQRIKYTVNKNDNHFKEGERGCLCLSLSPPINMQDKCLHKDSS
- a CDS encoding DUF2808 domain-containing protein, with the protein product MKKTLIYTSTVFALATTAFISLSHASAKETNIDNNLQYPANSWRLVKHTFRLNIPQNNNPLSQLIIETPSTVAVSNNIDVFDANGQKINTNISVNGKQIIIDFPEKVISNTKLLVNFNQVQQPVTGPASVYNFSAKVVGSEIEIPVGIAQFPTF